In Tachysurus vachellii isolate PV-2020 chromosome 12, HZAU_Pvac_v1, whole genome shotgun sequence, the DNA window TATGTGATTCATTGTCCACTTGTGATCAGATCATTCAAGCAAGATGGATGTTATTAGCAGGTGTGAGCAGGACTCGAGATGCAGCATTGAACTgactttaaaaagtaaaaatggaaaaaaaaacaaaaaaaacaaacaaacaaagaacagTTAAGTTGAAATAGTTTAAAACTACGATCTAAGGATGAGCCGTATATGTATTTCAATAATAATTCTGTAGTTTAAATACTTGttgaagaaataaaaggaaCCGGAAGTATTTGCGCCATGCCCAATCAAGGACAAGCTCGCGCTAGCACCTTTGAAGCCAATAGACAGATCATGCACTTAAACAAGACAACAATCACTCTTAATCAACAGAAGACCTTTTTATGACTGTTAAAGCAGTTTGTTAAAGTGTCATGCACTGTATTTTTAGGTAAGACACTGTTATTAATAATACTGCCGCCATGCAGCAGGTGGCgctataattaatttgtttctgtgcatgtgtgtgtgtttgtgtgtctgtgtgtgtgaccaggGTGTTATATTGTCAGATGCTGCgcaatcaaaacaaacaaacaagctaacaaacaaccaaacaaaccaGACGTCGCACTTTTACATTCACTTGGCTGCCCCGGTTCCTCGCGCCTGACATCAGTTCTGGTGATCAGATCAGGGATGTTCAGGAGTTAGTCAGGACCTCCTCCAGCCTTCAGCGTTATATCATCATTTAATACTGGATATTATAGCTCAGGTACCAAAGTAGGAGAAGAAGTTCAGACACCAAACGTGTCTTGGGTGATGTCCTTCAATACACTGATTTCGATGTTTCCTTTTTTGTGTGCAAATACACAAGTAAATACACTTACACAAAAAAGTTATCTTATGAGTTTAAAATCTCGACTTTTATCACGTTTGCTAttaatgtttgtgttctgtagccttggtaaatattttatatttagttaatcagtctctctctctctctctctctctctccctctctctctccttctctctctctctctctctctctctctccctctctctccttctctctctctctctctctctctctctctcactctccttctctctctctcactctccttctctctctctctctctctctctctctctctctctctctctctctctctctctctctctctctctctctctcacacacacacacacacacacacacacacagcttcctcTACAGAGTCTATCTTCAGCACCTATAGTTTCTGGGTTTAAAGCCGAGCCTTTGTGTACAGCGAACACAGAAATGTATAGAGAGCAATTTCGCTTTTGTTTAAGTGAATATATTGTGATGTTATGCGTGTATTTGAGGGTGTGAACTTTCCCAAACCAATGTCACCTAATGTCACCTGTAAATGCAGTGAATCGTGTAAATGAAGTAGCTGGTTTTAAAAACACCAACGGATCTGACACACCAGCACACGTGTTTAATATAAGACTTTGAGCAATATGCTTTATTGGACATGTAAGGATATTTCATATATGTACTTCAAAACCTGCAAGAAAAGTCGCcgttttatacatttatatataacctCTTTACAAATGTGACCGGTACGTGGTGAAGTTCTGCGGTTTCGGTGAGGGATTCGAACAGCGTACAAACTTTAACATGcacattaaaatatacagtttaCCGACGGAACGACGAGCGTCGGCGCGATTCATTTACAGCTCCGACACGACCTCAGAAACGACGccctggaatgtgtgtgtgtgtgtgtgtgtgtgtgtgcttcacaTTGTGTCTTCCAAATAATCATCTGAACTATCTGTACAGGGACGAGCTCCACACCCAATAACTTCTCTGACTGGAACATAGTTATAAAGACACATTAGTAAAATAACCCAGAAATAAATTAAtcgcagacaaaacaaaacaaaaacgaaacaaaaacagctcGCCCTGTTTGAGCCACGCCCCTATTAAGAGACCGCCCAATAACAAAGCTCAGATCCGGAAGTGAGTCAGCAGCAATTTCTAATTTTgcccaaaaaataaataaataaataaaaataaacagaataagaaGGAGTGGAGTCATTCCGTTTTCTCCATTTTTCCGTCTTTTGACGGCGCCTCGTTTGTTTTGCGTAGCGGCGTCTTTTCCGAGTTAGAGTTGATCTGGCCGCCGTCCGGTGTCCCCGTGCTCTTATTGGCCGAGTGCTTCTCCAAGTAGTTCAACATTTCACTGAGGATCGTCTGGAAGGTGCTGAGAGCCGCGCAGATTGCCGGCGTCCCGAAACCGTGTGTGATCAGACTGCAGAGCAAAATAAATCATACCAAagatatgataataataataataataataataataataataataataataataataataataataatgtattttagtagtgtgtgtgtgtgtgtgtaaatacctGAAATGTGTTAGATGTCTCTGAATATCTAAGTCCAAGATTGGTGTCGGTCTTGATGAACCCAATGGAGAACGATCCTGACTTAACAAATCTTGAAATTCCTTACAAAtctgcctacacacacatacacaggaagCACAttgtacacagagacaaaaagtCAGACAGTGTACTTACTActcacatagatagatagatagatagatagatagatagatagatagatagatagatagatagatagagtttGTATTAATGCATTTGATTACATACTTGGTGGCCAGCACCATTTTCTTGCGTGCGTTCTGCTCTTTAGGCTCCGTGTGCTGCCGGGCCAGATGTTCGCCCACAGCTTTAGTGGGAAACTCTGTCTCACAGGTGTAGCCGAAATCCCTTGCCAGATGTAGGGCTTCACCTGGACAGAGAGGGAAAAGATGATGAAGTCAACACATTGAACGTGGAGTTATAATACTCCTAAATACCATTACTATAATTACTACAACTACTATTAATGATGAGAAAGAAATGAGTGAGAAAGTGACAATGACcatgtgtgggtgagagagagagagagagagagagagagagagagagagaaggagtgagagtgcatatgagagagagagagagagagagagttctctGTGATACTCTTTATATGATTACTTAGTAGATAATTTAATAGATAAGTGTTAAATGGCAAATTCCTGCATTTtaatgtctttgtttgtttgttgccaTGATATTAACTCAGTAACATTAAGGTGTGTCTGTAACATCAACCACTTTAATCTCATTAATCTTTCTAAGTAGGAAACAGGAGAAGATTTGCAATCTATTAGTGATTAATTTttttggaatatatatatatatatatatatatatatatatatatatatatatatatatatatatatatatataaataaaaaaatatagacatatagaaatatatataaataaaatatctttttttatttatatatatatataaataaaaaaagataaataaatctatattatTCCAatgatgtaattaaaataacataataTCTGAATAACAAACTGAATAATTATTTACGCTTGAGCATCAGCCGCTAGCTGAGACCCGAGACCCTGCTTAAATTCTTTCCTTTGAAATTCACTACAATTTAAAATGCTccttatttaaacaaacactgtgaaaaataataaacaggaaCAATAGTGTGAGATAAGAACTTCACACAAACCACAAATATAATAATGAgtgcaaacaacaacaacaaaagacaaaTCTAGAAAAGTCTAATCTCTctattgaaaagaaaagaaatcaatgTAAAGTGTAGCTTTTCCTGTGAGACTTTCACACGGATTTTACTGTTCACCCTTTAATGCAACAGTTTTCTCTGGGTCTCTTCATCCAATCAGCTGATttgctcatttgaatatttcaCAGCAAGCTTGATACGGCTGCTGTTTAGGATTGGATTGTCAGCACCGTGTTCAATCATGTTGTGTTACTAGTTGTGTTGTGGCATTTTTACAGGATGTTTTTaggttttaatcattttcagaTTGCTGGAGTGAGATTAGGAGCGGACGTGTCGGACTTTTAACTTGTACCTTCCACTAAAGACGTGAGCAGTGTGACATTGGCGGCTTTCCTCCGGCCTGCTGGGAGATTCAGCCCCAACCTGTCCAACTTCTCTCTCAGACACCGACCGCCATTTTTAGACTTTGCtctgagagagagcgcgcgagagagagagagagagagagagagagagagagagagagagagacaaagagagagaagtaatgttataaaaaaaatacaaatttcacCTGCaattcttaaattaaaaaaaaaaaaatcttcaaattTCTAATTCTTGATTCGTTTTATGTTCtatcatatgtatatatatatattttcactgACACCAAATTACAAACAAGATCTAAattattctaaattctaagaacGTCCTCAATGTCTTTGTTACTTTCTTCTATTTGCTAAttccttgcaaaaaaaaaaaagtcactccGAGACCAAACTACAGGCagattttgatttgtttatgttcatgaAAAGGAGAATTTGTTACCCAACATTTTTGAATAAAAGCATCTTTAAATCAcagttttacaaaatataatacaGGAAAAATCAAACTGCATTCTAAGTGACTTCACTAAAactgaggatgaagatgatctGGTTTGTTTAGGACACTCGGTGTGTTAAGATCGTTTCAAATGTTCTTGAATAAACAAAcggaaggaaaaaaacactgattaataagttctgttattttatgtgtttttgtgtcagtgtgCTGATGTGTTcgaaacttaaataaaaatatataacagttCATGAGATAAAGTACAGCAAAGTATTGAAAaattcacttctctctctctctctctctctctctctctctctctctctctctctctccacattgctatctctctcactctttttcaaTGCTTCTTccttattctgtgtgtgtgtgtgtgtgtgtgtgtgtagagacacCATTTTCATCCTCGTCCAATTTCCCTCATCTCTgcccttatctctctctctctctctctctctctctctctctctctctctctctctctctctctctcgttctcatcAATAATAGATCCACTggctctcctgctctctccactttttcctcttcctccctctgtTTCTaccttccttttctttcctcgACACTCATCCGTACCCTTCATCTCAGGTTCTAGTGTCGAGCAATATCCTCATCCTCGTCCTTTTCCTCCTCATCCGTTTCTTTCTCTCGTTagctttctcttcctctcacacTTGCTTTTTCCACATTCTATTTCAAAGCCTGGggttaatgctgtaaatgcatattactctgtgtgtgtgtgtgtgtgtgtgtgtgtgtgtgtgtgtgtgtgtgtgtgtgtgtgtgtgtgtgtgtgtgtgtgtatgtgtgtgttacctcctGAGGATGCCCCCCAGCAGTGAGGCATTCAGACACTCTGGAGGAGAGAGTCGCCTCTTGACTTCTGCTATGGTCACTTTGTATTTGGAGGTAGagctgaggagagagagacgccCAGGAACTGAGCAGAACAGATCTGTAGGGTTCACCACACATGTGCCTCCTGGAATgaacaagaaaacacacacaaatgaaggTTAAAAAAGATGCTTTTCTACAATAACTCCATGATGCATTTGCAACAGTTCTTCTCAGGTTCTTCCCAGGATCTCCCTGGGTTCTTCTCAGGTTCCTCCCAGGTTCTCTATGGGTTCTTCCCAGGTTTTTTCAGGTTTTTCTTCCCACCATCtatatgcatgcatgtagaCAGACTAGCCTGTAATCCCACCACACATCCAGCATTCCTAAGACAAACTCTAGATCCACCAGCAGCTTGATCCGGTTCATAATCTTACTCAAGATCAAcaaataaattgcatttttatttaatttacagtaaGTGAAGATTGATCAGCTTTAACTGACAGGAAGTTTCCTTTCTGAAGCTTAACAACAAGCAGGAACTGAAATTCACAACAATTCAGAAATCAAGATTcacaaaataaagcagaataaaaTCAGCTACAAAAATGAGCTATTTTCAGATCATCAGATATACAAAAATGTTCATCCTGTGCTGTAGAATTCAGTGGTAAAGAAAAGCAGCCTAAACGTCCTAAAACACTCCATGAAACTCATTCTGTGGTTATTTTTAACTTGTtggtttaaaatattattaatgctgataaaaaatcaaaataaatcgaGAGTTAAAcataaaagcacaaaatgtatgtttttagaTACTGTGTGATGGGAAATTAGGATcgatttatgtgtgtgtatgtgtctgggtatgtgtgtgtgtgtgtgtgtgtgtgtgtgtgtgtgtgtgtgtgtgtgttaatgaggacTG includes these proteins:
- the tfap2d gene encoding transcription factor AP-2-delta yields the protein MSATFPGLVHDAEIRHDGSNSYRLMQLGCLESVANSSVAYSSSSPLTYPATGTEFASPYFPANHQYTPLHHQSFHYDFQHGHHAAVNADAYYSQQYYQQLHHHGEPTDFINLHGARALKSSCLDEQRRELGCLDAYRRHDLSLVSHGSQYGVHPEQRLLPGAGLGLPPPGADDLQGSVDAQCGLMLNGQGGVIRRGGTCVVNPTDLFCSVPGRLSLLSSTSKYKVTIAEVKRRLSPPECLNASLLGGILRRAKSKNGGRCLREKLDRLGLNLPAGRRKAANVTLLTSLVEGEALHLARDFGYTCETEFPTKAVGEHLARQHTEPKEQNARKKMVLATKQICKEFQDLLSQDRSPLGSSRPTPILDLDIQRHLTHFSLITHGFGTPAICAALSTFQTILSEMLNYLEKHSANKSTGTPDGGQINSNSEKTPLRKTNEAPSKDGKMEKTE